CGAAgccggacgcgtccacgggcgccgcggcggcgtcccagccgccgggggcgggagCCTCGTTCCActggcccgcggcgggagcgccgccgaAACCGCCCAttggcgcggcgccggcttgCTCGTCCCAgggctccgcggcgcccgcggcgacgggcgcgccaaagcccgacgcgtcgaagcccgcgggggtgtcgccgacgacggcggtctcctccgcggcgggcttgtcctcgagctcctcggggtCGCGGTAGAAGAAGAGGTCGACCATGACGTCCCAGGGGTTGGCCGGGGAGACGGTGCCGCGCATCTGGAGCACCatgcgcgcgaggaggtaGTAGAGGCAGCCGATGGAGTGCTTGGCCTTGTTGTTGGCGGggatggcgacgtcgacgagcttgAGCGGGGAGTCGGTGTCGCAGAACGCGATGGTGGGGAGGTTCACGTACGCGGTCTCGGAGATGGGCTGGTGATCGGTCCTGGGGTCGGTGAGCACGAGCACGCGGGGCTCGTGGAAGCCCTCCTGAATCTGGTTGGTGTAGGTACCCGGAGTGTGGCGGCCGGCGATCGCCTTGGCGCCGGTGTACTGGGCGTACTTgagcaccgcgcgctggCCGTAGGGGCGGGAGGACTGCACCACAACATCAGAGGGGTTctcgatcgcgacgaggatgcgcgcggcgagcatgaGCTTGTCCCAGGTCTTGCCGAGGTTGATGATGTAGATGCCATCCTGACGGCGTTTCCACACGTAGCGCTCCATCTGGAAGTCGCAGTTCTTGGTGCCGAGGTGGcaaccggcggcgagcatcaTCTGGATGTCCGCCTCCTTCTGGGAGAGCTGAGACTGCATCTTTGCAAAGTCTACTTTgtcgggcgtcgccggcgcagCTGTAAGAGGGTTaacggcgcgcgtcgatcccCGGTTTTCTCCAAAAACCTCGAAATTATTTTTTTAGGGTTTCATCGGTCAGCGGATCGCAGGCGAGGTTCTTGACTGCTTGACGGATTTGCCTCTTTCAACGTTGAAACAGTTGGGAAATCGCTTGTTTAGCGTTAATCCGTACGTGAGTCAGTCTCAAGACTCGGAAGTCAAAATAAAAAAACTGCCATCACGCGAGATGGTTTTGTCACGTCACGTGACGTTGTGCCGGTCAGTCCTCTCGGGTCCACTCGTCGGTACATGCTCTCCGTCCTATCGAGGAGAATCAACCCGCTCGTGGCCGCCCCGTCAAAGGCAGCTCATCGCGCCTCATCCCTCCGTCGCACACTCCGCTCGCCCCAGAGCCGCCGAGCGATACACGCGTCCGCAATGACTGAGCAGAAGTTCAAGGAGGTTCGCGAGATCCTGGGAGCCCCGCCCAGGCACTGGGTTGGCAACGGCTTCCACGTGTTCCCCGTGTTTCACAACAAGGCGTTCACGAAGGAGCTCTCCCCGTGGCTCATGTTCGACTACGCGGCGCCCAAGGAATTCAAGCCGAGCTACGAGAGAAGAGGAGTCGGGCAACATCCCCATCGCGGATTCGAGACCATCACAATCGCGTGGCAGGGCGAGGTCGAGCACGGCGATTCTGTCGGAAAtcgcgacgtcatcggccCGGGCGACGTGCAATggatgaccgcggcgcgtggtATCATCCACGAGGAGTTCCACTCCACGGATTTCCAGCAGACCGGCGGCGTGTTTGAGATGGCGCAGCTCTGGCTGAACCTGCCAAAGAGACACAAGATGAAAAAGCCGCGATACCAGCCCATCCTAGCGAAGGACATCCCGGTGATTCCCCTCAAGTGCGCCAACGACGAAGACCGGGAGAAGCTCACGGGAGAGAACACCATCAGGgtcatcgcgggcgacgaggcgacgtaCGGATGCAAGGCTCCCGCGGACACCCACTCGCCGGTGGAGCTCCTGGACATTCGCATCGCCAACTCGAAGGTTCCGTTCGACGTGCCGATCCCGGAGGGGCACAACACCATCGTGttcgtgcgccgcggggagATCACGGTCGGCGAGAAGGATAAGAAGGTGGAGCAGCAGGGCGTGGCGTTGATGCACCTCGGCGGGGACACGCTGAGGCTGACGGCGACGCAGAAGAACACGGAGGTGCTGCTGCTGGCCGGGGAGCCCATCGACGagccgatcgcggcgcgggggccgtTCGTGATGAACACGCACGAGGAGATCCTCCAGGCCAACAAGGACTTCATGAATGGTAAGATGGGACGATAGGAGGCACGTCGGGTATTCGTCTTAGGCGGGCATCATTCCgagttaccttcgtatttgACGTGCATTTCGCGAGCTTGCTATTCGTTGCCGATGTCTTTCTCTGGACTCGTCACAGACCGATCTTGGCGCCGTATAGCGTCCTGAGCAGGTCGGCGTCGAGTTTGGGCTCCGGTGccttcgcgcccttcgccccGACCACGTCCTTCCCCTTGCGCACGTcctccgcgttcgcctcTTGGATCAACATGTCGTACTTGTCCCCGCCGCTCAGCGCCGGGATCTCCCCttgcgtcaccgccgcgatgaccgccgTCGTGATGATCGCGGTGGGAAGAACCACGACGCCGaagaggagggcgacgatggTGTTGACGAACTCCTCCTTGGTCTGGATCACCGTGGTGTCGTCCCCCACCTGCCTGCGGAAGTACTGCcactcgagctcgagcagaaCGTCGAAGAACCACGGCACCGCCTTGGCGCCCGGCGGTCGCAGCGCGTTGTAAAAGACAGTCACCGCGAactcgtccctcgccgccctgtcgtccgcgtccatctccgtcTCCGATGACGCATCGCCGGTGCCCCCGGTTGTGTTGTAAACATCCTTGTCTCCCCTCCACACGATCTTGTCCCTGCGCacgacgcccgcctcgccgtcgtcttgcgaacgcgtcggcgcctccATCATGTACTCGCCCTTGGCGACGAGCAGATCCTCGTGGCTCGTCACcaaccccgcggcgttgacCTTGATCGTGGTGATTCCCCGCACGGCGTACTCCCTATCGCCGGTGAACGACCTGGAGTTGGCTggatcgtccacgtcgcgctTTAAGCGCGCGTACTCCTCCGCGTTTGTCTCTGCGTAGTCCGGGAAGTTCTCCTCGATGAAGTTGAGCATCTGCGCatccgcgttgaacgcgcCCTCCCACTCCGCGCGCCATCGCACGAGCAACACCCCGGCCTCCGGGCAGAAGGCGCGCTCGGTGTCGTACGTGAAGTCCAGGAGCTGCCTCTTGATCATCGGCCTCCACGCGGTCATCAGGGCGTTGTAGTCTTCCGAGCCCCTGGCCTCGTGCACCTGCGATCGGTACacgacgtcgggcgcgaccTCCTCCGGCTTGACGTGGAACATCTCGCGCGacaggcgctcgcgcagggcgtTGGTCGTGCGGAGCTGCGCGCTgagccccgtcgccgacgactgCGCGTCCCACTCGAGCTCGTTCCTGCGGctgtcgtcctcgtcgagcagctcggggaccacctcctcgtcgcctgacgacgaggacacggaggcgcgagcgacggcgacggtccgcggcgcgcggcgcgctccgcgggggcgcgcgaggctcggcatcctcgatcggcgcgtcgacgcggtcgccaccgcgggcgtcaACCCGGCGCGTGTCGCCAGcatgacgcgcgcgcgtgtcacGATCTCTGGGTGGGTTCGTTAGGGAAAAGTCGAAGCTTTTGGCAGCCAAACGAAGGAATCCCTTCTGACGTTAAACGAAGGAGGGACGATGAACCGCCACAGATGTTATCGCGGCTTACaaccgggcgcgtcgtcgcgccccacGTGCTTGCTATACGAACAATAATGATCGAACCGGCGGGACCCgtgcgccgccccgccgtccgCAGCTAATAGACACCACCGGCAATCGCCGCGCGATTGCCTCGCACTCTTTTTTTTTaacctcggcgcccccgcccgcgcggctaTCGTATCGCGGTTCTCCATCCCCGACGACCGcgatcctcgacgacgcgcgtccaccgagcCGACACACTCCCGTACCCACCGTCACACCGTCACACCCCCccccccaccgcgcgccgacggctcaCTTGCGGGGCAGGATCGGCGTGAAGTTCTCGGGCACGCTCCATTTATCCTTGGGCATGTACTGGTAgatgcccgccgcgaggtggcTCTTGCGCCTCTGCGGGTGGTTCATGTAGTCCTCGTACGCCTGCTTAGTGGTCCACTCCTGCTCGAACGTGAACTCGTTtcccgagcccgcggtgaGCTTGCACGAGGTGAAACCCGGGAGGGTCTTCATGAGCGCCTGCCGCGCAGCCATCTCCTCCTGGAATCGCTGGACGAtagcggcgtcgccgtcggggacgaTGAAGGTGTTCGAGGCGGTGTAGGgtacgccgtcgacgccgggcttgggcgccgcgcggaccaCGACGGAAgaaccgcggcgggtggccTGCTCAACGATCAGGGTGAGGGTtcggggcgcgcgatggTCAGCCGGGGCGAAGGGACGCAAAAAGCGATCGAGGCAGGGTTTGCGGGTGGGCCGCGGATCGCGCGGGTATCGGGCACGGGACACGGCGCTCACCTTggcgggtgcgcgcgcggcaacgacgccggcgacctGGACCTGAACGGCAGCGAACGCGGACATGGTTTTTGGTTTGCTGTGagggagcgcgacgccgccacgagCTGTGATGGGCTCGATTACGCAAAGCGGTTGGCCGATGAAGTAGATTTTTTCCGCGTCGAGAGCCTTTTCTCTCAATTGCCATTGCCGTCCATGACTGTTTGCCTTTTGAGACACGGTGGATTCGGCGATGTTGCCCACATCTTTCCAGTCACGCAGACACCAAATATGGAAACAATATttaacctcgccgcggtcccaGCCAATCACAATCCCGGAAAAAAACGACCGGCCATTCTCAAACACACAAATCGAGCAACGTTTTCCGTATGCGACGCAGTCAATAGACCGTTGAGTTTTTGAATTAGCCCGCCGtttggcgacgtcggcctTCTATCGTTTGCGTGATCTTGGGGACGCGCGTCTGCGGGTCTGGGCCTCACAGCGCCCGGCGCTCTGCTTGCGTAGCTGCGTGTCCGAGGACACCGCGCGAGTGGGAGAGGTCAGGCGCCTCGCACCGGCCTAGGGCCGAAGAGTAGAATCGGGCCGAGCCACGCGAGGGGCCGGGCGATTCACCAAGGGAGAGGGGAGGCACTCGGGTCCTCAAACCGTCGGCTACGCTAGGTGCGGCTCCTGGAGATTTCCCtcgacccgaccgcgcgGTCTTTGCGACGACAAGGGCGATTGGAAACCGGAGTCGCGTCGCGGCACCCGATCCGATCGCGTCGGTTGACTCGCGATCTCGCGAACCGGACCTTTCGCCGggcctcgcgtcgcctcggcgctcgacaaacgcgccgcgaacccggGCCGATCGATGACATCATCTCCCCGAGCCTCGGTGAAATTCGGATTGCCTCAATTCAAAATGCTCGCCTTCGGCGCgcgacacccgcgcgcgtcacctcCGGAACCCCCGACTGACGCtctccccgcgcgcacccTCGCATCCACAGGAAccatggcgccggcggtggtcCAGCCCACCTCGAAcggcgcgcgacccgcgaaCCTCCTCGCCCACGGAGCGAACGGTAGCACCGATCCCGGACGGCCGGCAGCGTCTTGCCTCCCGCGTCGGCCCGCggtgggcgtcgccgcgccgcgatcgtggTCACGCAAGTCGTCCAtccggggcgagggcgtcaatgcgctcgccccgcttcgccgcgtgcacgcgcaatcgcgacgaggcgacgcccacgcgtcCACTCCCCGATCCACACGCTCAGCCGCGGGCGATGACGccgaccgacgcggaggccatcTGCTGCGaaggacgcgccgcggcgaagtcgTGGtgaccgcggccgccgcgaccgacgagcccggcgtcgagcccggcctcgagcgcgtgcccGTGTCCATCACGGGCCAGAAATCGCTGGGTCTGTGGACGTGCCTCGCGGTTGCGGCGACGCTCTACTCGGTTCCGTTTGGATTCGTGCGGTGGAACCTCTCCACCATCGCGCCGTTGGTCTGGTGGCagatggcggcgtccacggcgatgGGCACCGTCTTCGCGCTCCCGTTCctcctcgccatcgccaacCCGGCCGTGGCGTACAGGCTGGACTTTCCGCGCTTGGCGCGCGTCTCTTTCGGCGTCAAGGGTGCGGCGCTGGTGAACCTCAGCCGCGGAGTCTTGggaaccgcgctcgtcgcgctcaccaccctcatcggcggcgaggcggcgtacGGACTGTGGGGAGAGATCTCGTACATGttcttcgacggcgcgcccctgcccgcggaggctcgcgccATCGCCTACGGCGCCTTTTGGCTCGCGCAGACGATCATTGCGGGTGGAAAGAGCACTGGGGCCAAGGTGCTGTTCCTCGGCCGAGCCGCggctctcgtcgtcggggcgtACTTCTTCTGGTCGTggaacgcgggcgacgcgtccacggtgtgggaggcgacgatggcgacgatgccCGCGCTGAACACACCGGGCGCCCTCGTTCCCGACTTTCCCAAAGAGTTTTGGCGGCACGCGCTCATGACCACGGGAGTTTGGATGACGCTCGGGACGGTGCTGCCCGATTACGCGCAGCGCATGTCCAGCGcgggccgcgtcgcgaagggGCAGATCGCGTGGCTGCCGGTActcaccgcgtgcgccgcgctcgtcgcgtcgtccatggCGCAGGCGCCCAACCTGGCGTTGTattccgtcgtcgccgtcgccgcgctggtgacGAACGCCGTCGCAAATTTCGTCGgcccgatggcggcgatcggcggTGTCAAGCCCGGGATGGGAAGCGCCGTTGCCGTCTCCGTCCtcatcgcgtgcgcggcgccgctggtCATGACGTGGCAGCAGAcggtcgcggtggcgtcgtggGCGGTGGGCATCGGctccctcctcgtcgcgccggtggctGGCGTGATGCTCGCCGACTATTGGATCATGCGCGGCCGAGTCGTGGACCGGTCGCAGCTCTCGAGCGATACCGGCCCGGGCGGTGCGTACCActacctcggcggcgtgaacatgcgcgcggtgctcgcctttctcgtcggcgtcgcccccgatCTCATCTCCGTGGCTCGGGGCGCGTCGACCATCTTCGGCgggtcggcgagcgcgacggcgatgggcgccgaATCCTTCCTCTCCGCGTACGTGGTCAACATGGAGTACTCGTCCATGATCGGCTTtggcgcgtcgttcgtcgcctACCTCCTGCTCTCCGTGCTGTTCACGCCGGATTCGCTCAAGATtgcgagggcggaggcgaggcgcatgaaggaggaggacgacgagctggcgagggaactcgccgcggccaaggcggatcCCTACGTCGACGGCCCGGCGTCCACCAAGTACGccaacgccgtcgccgcgtcgacgtcgtcggttccaacctcggcgtcgtcatcgtcgtcgaaaCCCGGGCGGCCATCCGGGTCCAccgtcgaggcgggcgcccccgagcccgtcaaggcgaaggcggcggcggcggtcgccacCGAGGAGCCCGTCGCGAAGCCCTCGCAACAAAGCCCGGCGTTTTTCGTCAAGAAGTCCAAGGCGGCTAAGAACGAGTTCATCGTCAActccagcctcggcgacggtcgccAGGAGCCGCCGGATtccgacggcgatgacgtcgactacgacgccatcgtcgagttttatcgcgccgcggcggctcgaatCGAGCGGTCGCTCCtccccgcgatggcgtcgcgcgccgatGCCCAGAACAACCTCCGtgcgctcgccaaggagcGCCAGATCATGCTCGAGGGCCACGTCGAGAACCGGGACGTCATGTCCATGGTCGAGGTTCGCTACGAGGTGATGCAGATGAACCTGCtcatcgcggaggctgagctcgcggcggcggagattgagcgcgacctcgccgaggctcgcgcgttTTTCGAGGgcgagctggaggaggacgtgtCCGACATCGAGGAGAGGCTGGAGCGCgacccgccgaggccgtccaGCAgatccgcggacgccgtccaGGAGGTGGTGtcaacgcgccgcggccgcgccaaCACCGCCCGAAGagacgccgtggacgcgtctggatcggcgagggacgcgaacgcctcggcgagaaacgcgagcgaggcggcggataACGCCGCCAacgagctgcgcgccgaggacgagaccCGCTCGCTGCTGCGCAACtgggcggtcgcggtcgggaCGTGGGAGCTCCCGCCCGTGCTCGACGTGCCGATGCTTCCCAtgtcggacgcggaggcggcgcaaCGGCAGAAGGAGGACGCCAGGCGAGCAGAGTACGAGTCCAAggtgcgcgcggagcgggagAACGAgtccatccgccgccgcgaggaggacgccaggcgcgccgccgccgaggctgacatCCGCCgcatggaggaggaggagcagcgcgtccgcgcgcaggaggagcagcgccgccgagccgccgccgacgaggtgcagcgcctcgaggcgctcatccAATCCGTCACCGACTCGCTCACGTCCACCAAGTCCTCGATGTCCAACACCGTCAACCTCCGCaagtccgaggaggacgccaacGTGAGCCGCGAGGACCAgaggcgcgagctcgccgccgcggacatcgcccgcgcgcaggctGAGATCAAAGCCGCGCAGGAGAGGGAAGCCACCCGCCGAGCCGAGTTTGAACGCAAGGTGgacacctccgccgcgcaggagaaGCTTCGCAGGGCGGAGGAACTCGAACGTCGCGAGGCGTGGGACGTTGAAACGGCCGCGCTggaagaggaggagacgaaccgacgcgccgaggaggacgccgcgagggaggcgtcGCTGAAGAAGGTGTACGCCGCGagagacgcgctcgccgtcgtcgtcgacggaatctctcgccgccgatccgATTCCCTGCTCGCGATGCGCGAGCtgatggacgaggaggcgcggctcagggcggaggaggacgcgaggcgcgccgccgccgagcgcgtgaTCAACCAGGCtgccctcgaggagcgcggcaagctcaccgccgaggaggatgagcgcAGGGCGCGGGAAAACCTCCGAAGGATgcaagccgccgacgcggcgcgggaacgcgccgcgcaggagcaggcgaagatcgcggaggaggacgcgaggcgcggcgataaggacgacgccgttcgagccaccgccgacgccctcgaggctCTCGAGCGAGACATCAAGGCGAGGCGAGCCAACGCCGacaacgacgccgaggctcgccgccgggccctCGCCGACATGCAGGAATccgagcgacgacgcaggGCGGTGGTCGAGCAGGACatggcggtcgccgccgagtccgaggcgagggcgagggccgaggaggacgcccgCAAGCAGGCTGCCATCGACGAGGTTGCGCAGATGGAGGCGaccaacgcggcgctgctcgaaGCCGAGGAGAGGCGCCGCTACGAGTTCAAGATGGAGACGATCCGCATCATCCAGGAGAACGAGCGCACCCTCCAAGAGGAGGAgaagcgccgcgcggtcgccatcgcgtccatgcagcgcgccctcgaggaggaggagcgccgggTCAAGTCCGaggacgaccgccgcgctcgagccgccgccgacgccaagcgAGCCAAGGAGACGGAGGAGaaacgcgtcgcggacgagaaccgacgacgcgacgccgccgacgccgccatgaAGAAAGCCGCGGAAGACGAAACGGCGCGACGCAaggccgaggacgaccgacgcgccaaggctgacgaggacgagagggctcgagccgtcgcggagacgaagaggcgcgacgaggaagacgcTCGACGagccgaagccgtcgccgcgcaacTCGCGCTCAAGAAGGCGTCGCAggagaagctcgccgaggaggaggcgaggcggctcgccgcggaggctgcggccgcggcccgcgccgccatggAACGCGAGCAgatcaaggaggaggaggaacgcagggcggaggcgctggcgcgcgcgaagaaggcgatggacgacgaggcgaagcgccggctcgccgaggacaaGCGCAGGCAGCAGGCGGACATGGAGATGAAGCGCATGGCGGAGGCTGagatcgccgagcgccagAAGGAGGACAAGAGGCGGAGGGACGTCGAGTCGGAGGAGCAGCGACTGGCGATCGCCGAGACGCGGCTTCGCGaccaggcggaggcggcggcgaggcagcGCGAGATTGACATGGAACGCAAatccgccgaggctgagcgcatccgcgcctccgaggaggcgcgccgcgccgccgccgacgccgacgcgcagcgacgcgccgaggcggagaaggctcgccgcgagagcGAAGACGCGAGGCGCCAAGCCGCCGAGAAGTCGATGcaaaccgccgcggagaatgagcgcaggcgcaggctcgaggaggacgaacgccgcaccgtcgccgcgcaggcgcttcagaacgccctcgacgaggagaaggcgaagcgcgcgcaggAGGACCTTCGCAGGCAgcaggctcgcgccgccgccgaagccgccgccgccatcgaggaggcgacggttTCCGCGGAGAATGACAGACGAGCCAACGCGCGAGAGGCtgcggtccgcgccgccgaggaagagcgctcgcggcgagacgacgaggaggcccgcaggcgcgaagccgcggacgcctACCAGTCCCTCCTGGAGTCTCTCCggggcctcgacggcgagtttGAGCCCCgccggctcgccgcggcgaaggctgcgcaggcggcgttggacctcgagaaggacgcgctcgcctcggccaaacgcgccctcgaggacgccgtggcCGAGGACAAGGCTCTCGCGGAGCAGGAGGCCaaggaccgcgccgccgaggacacgaagatcgccgccgccaagctcgcgctcgaggagatgATGCGATCGGAGGCGCAGCGCAGGTCCGAGGAGgaccagcgccgccgcgccgcgcaggctgagctcgagcggctcgTGCTCGTGGACCGCAGCTTGGGCGAGacggaggagcgccgccgcgccgcgttcgacctCGAGATCGAACGCCTCtccaagctcgccgaggacgaggctcGACGGCAGGAGGCGTCGGTGCGAGcagccgaggaggcgcgccgccgcgacgccgaggcggctattcgcgccaaggacgaggacgagcgaaGGGTCCAaaaggaggaggatgccaggcgcgtcgccgcggacgccgcgatcgaggctGCCGAGCGCGACCTCGCGCAGCAGATCGCGCAGGAGGACAACCGCAGGGTCCAGTGGGAGGTGTCCATGTCCGAgcgggcgcgagccgaggCTGAGAGGGTGGCTcgagaggagcgcc
This DNA window, taken from Micromonas commoda chromosome 2, complete sequence, encodes the following:
- a CDS encoding predicted protein, whose product is MQSQLSQKEADIQMMLAAGCHLGTKNCDFQMERYVWKRRQDGIYIINLGKTWDKLMLAARILVAIENPSDVVVQSSRPYGQRAVLKYAQYTGAKAIAGRHTPGTYTNQIQEGFHEPRVLVLTDPRTDHQPISETAYVNLPTIAFCDTDSPLKLVDVAIPANNKAKHSIGCLYYLLARMVLQMRGTVSPANPWDVMVDLFFYRDPEELEDKPAAEETAVVGDTPAGFDASGFGAPVAAGAAEPWDEQAGAAPMGGFGGAPAAGQWNEAPAPGGWDAAAAPVDASGFGSGFDVAPGGY
- a CDS encoding predicted protein: MTEQKFKEVREILGAPPRHWVGNGFHVFPVFHNKAFTKELSPWLMFDYAAPKEFKPSYERRGVGQHPHRGFETITIAWQGEVEHGDSVGNRDVIGPGDVQWMTAARGIIHEEFHSTDFQQTGGVFEMAQLWLNLPKRHKMKKPRYQPILAKDIPVIPLKCANDEDREKLTGENTIRVIAGDEATYGCKAPADTHSPVELLDIRIANSKVPFDVPIPEGHNTIVFVRRGEITVGEKDKKVEQQGVALMHLGGDTLRLTATQKNTEVLLLAGEPIDEPIAARGPFVMNTHEEILQANKDFMNGKMGR
- a CDS encoding predicted protein, coding for MPSLARPRGARRAPRTVAVARASVSSSSGDEEVVPELLDEDDSRRNELEWDAQSSATGLSAQLRTTNALRERLSREMFHVKPEEVAPDVVYRSQVHEARGSEDYNALMTAWRPMIKRQLLDFTYDTERAFCPEAGVLLVRWRAEWEGAFNADAQMLNFIEENFPDYAETNAEEYARLKRDVDDPANSRSFTGDREYAVRGITTIKVNAAGLVTSHEDLLVAKGEYMMEAPTRSQDDGEAGVVRRDKIVWRGDKDVYNTTGGTGDASSETEMDADDRAARDEFAVTVFYNALRPPGAKAVPWFFDVLLELEWQYFRRQVGDDTTVIQTKEEFVNTIVALLFGVVVLPTAIITTAVIAAVTQGEIPALSGGDKYDMLIQEANAEDVRKGKDVVGAKGAKAPEPKLDADLLRTLYGAKIGL
- a CDS encoding predicted protein, whose amino-acid sequence is MSAFAAVQVQVAGVVAARAPAKATRRGSSVVVRAAPKPGVDGVPYTASNTFIVPDGDAAIVQRFQEEMAARQALMKTLPGFTSCKLTAGSGNEFTFEQEWTTKQAYEDYMNHPQRRKSHLAAGIYQYMPKDKWSVPENFTPILPRK
- a CDS encoding Nucleobase:Cation symporter-1 family (cytosine/purines/uracil/thiamine/allantoin; NCS1), whose amino-acid sequence is MAPAVVQPTSNGARPANLLAHGANGSTDPGRPAASCLPRRPAVGVAAPRSWSRKSSIRGEGVNALAPLRRVHAQSRRGDAHASTPRSTRSAAGDDADRRGGHLLRRTRRGEVVVTAAAATDEPGVEPGLERVPVSITGQKSLGLWTCLAVAATLYSVPFGFVRWNLSTIAPLVWWQMAASTAMGTVFALPFLLAIANPAVAYRLDFPRLARVSFGVKGAALVNLSRGVLGTALVALTTLIGGEAAYGLWGEISYMFFDGAPLPAEARAIAYGAFWLAQTIIAGGKSTGAKVLFLGRAAALVVGAYFFWSWNAGDASTVWEATMATMPALNTPGALVPDFPKEFWRHALMTTGVWMTLGTVLPDYAQRMSSAGRVAKGQIAWLPVLTACAALVASSMAQAPNLALYSVVAVAALVTNAVANFVGPMAAIGGVKPGMGSAVAVSVLIACAAPLVMTWQQTVAVASWAVGIGSLLVAPVAGVMLADYWIMRGRVVDRSQLSSDTGPGGAYHYLGGVNMRAVLAFLVGVAPDLISVARGASTIFGGSASATAMGAESFLSAYVVNMEYSSMIGFGASFVAYLLLSVLFTPDSLKIARAEARRMKEEDDELARELAAAKADPYVDGPASTKYANAVAASTSSVPTSASSSSSKPGRPSGSTVEAGAPEPVKAKAAAAVATEEPVAKPSQQSPAFFVKKSKAAKNEFIVNSSLGDGRQEPPDSDGDDVDYDAIVEFYRAAAARIERSLLPAMASRADAQNNLRALAKERQIMLEGHVENRDVMSMVEVRYEVMQMNLLIAEAELAAAEIERDLAEARAFFEGELEEDVSDIEERLERDPPRPSSRSADAVQEVVSTRRGRANTARRDAVDASGSARDANASARNASEAADNAANELRAEDETRSLLRNWAVAVGTWELPPVLDVPMLPMSDAEAAQRQKEDARRAEYESKVRAERENESIRRREEDARRAAAEADIRRMEEEEQRVRAQEEQRRRAAADEVQRLEALIQSVTDSLTSTKSSMSNTVNLRKSEEDANVSREDQRRELAAADIARAQAEIKAAQEREATRRAEFERKVDTSAAQEKLRRAEELERREAWDVETAALEEEETNRRAEEDAAREASLKKVYAARDALAVVVDGISRRRSDSLLAMRELMDEEARLRAEEDARRAAAERVINQAALEERGKLTAEEDERRARENLRRMQAADAARERAAQEQAKIAEEDARRGDKDDAVRATADALEALERDIKARRANADNDAEARRRALADMQESERRRRAVVEQDMAVAAESEARARAEEDARKQAAIDEVAQMEATNAALLEAEERRRYEFKMETIRIIQENERTLQEEEKRRAVAIASMQRALEEEERRVKSEDDRRARAAADAKRAKETEEKRVADENRRRDAADAAMKKAAEDETARRKAEDDRRAKADEDERARAVAETKRRDEEDARRAEAVAAQLALKKASQEKLAEEEARRLAAEAAAAARAAMEREQIKEEEERRAEALARAKKAMDDEAKRRLAEDKRRQQADMEMKRMAEAEIAERQKEDKRRRDVESEEQRLAIAETRLRDQAEAAARQREIDMERKSAEAERIRASEEARRAAADADAQRRAEAEKARRESEDARRQAAEKSMQTAAENERRRRLEEDERRTVAAQALQNALDEEKAKRAQEDLRRQQARAAAEAAAAIEEATVSAENDRRANAREAAVRAAEEERSRRDDEEARRREAADAYQSLLESLRGLDGEFEPRRLAAAKAAQAALDLEKDALASAKRALEDAVAEDKALAEQEAKDRAAEDTKIAAAKLALEEMMRSEAQRRSEEDQRRRAAQAELERLVLVDRSLGETEERRRAAFDLEIERLSKLAEDEARRQEASVRAAEEARRRDAEAAIRAKDEDERRVQKEEDARRVAADAAIEAAERDLAQQIAQEDNRRVQWEVSMSERARAEAERVAREERRVAEAEDAMRRMVLEEENKRREEEYRREQLESRLRAIQDDDERQRAAEEARRAGAELQMRQMVTEETNITAAEDARRAQIAAEVELANKKEEAIVAAEEARRADADAAIARARAALDALIAEIDARRKSYEAAISTAAAAEAAKRADEDSRRRDEEEDRRRRSEAEVNMRVSEDTRRASEENRRFKAETAAKRARDFEEKRRAAEAARASSVMRELEAEAELRKKADAARKAAAEKAAEAEKAVSAAEDRRLKREREAAEAAAKKAEERERAETEKRRKREEEERAAAVAEAKARADAAAEAAAEAEEASKAQAKAATEKAAAEAAAAADAKADAEAKAAADAKAAAAAEAKAVAEAAAAAKAAREAAEAAVREAEAKAKQMEEEAAAKKAKAAAEKAKAAPPVDVFAAAAETFGAPVPEPVPEPVPEPVKAPMTPTPVTGPKAAPKTRGERRAELVEATNRVREELKTATDTKSVEQRKARLLARLDRNQALEVAVEVALIDKDPQLVTEVLQVTSNVVAAAETLAALHRSDENRAAEVLMGLDAPRGAEYLRLMVEQLNDVDAASALVGAEEPGRVVAVAQFLLPYGARSVLYKGKELLALVASTSTSAAKAIYAGLEYTEQVSILRRLVLGLGQRPGSEDKEEGALSRTALVDASVFDGGKPDPELAATLLSGLDAKKATEVLHRFRTKGVKQGSEKWQRRQDAVEEVRRVLSTLDAALASEVDSLLARKRR